One part of the Microbacterium saperdae genome encodes these proteins:
- a CDS encoding sugar phosphate isomerase/epimerase family protein: protein MAMYLGLANGDIPDEPAGFTAPLIARWAEMGIRSLSVHFTAGSAAVRGDAPDVRSRLADGGIHVAQMAGVNANFVHAAPDVRAEAHRRVLAAIPTAVALGATMISSGAGTSRDDWQRNFYAPHADNYSERAKVDLIEGLRGIAPHIEDAGISYTIECHQLSAMRSPEAIREILDAVDSPVITANFDPVNLLDSAVAVFDNAARMEHMIDVVGPRYGASCHLKDVAVTDEFVCRILEVQPGEGVLDYDAFFEQVRRLPDGSALIVEHLTPERSAEGVRFVRERALAAGIELL, encoded by the coding sequence ATGGCGATGTACCTGGGCCTGGCGAACGGCGATATCCCCGACGAACCGGCGGGATTCACCGCGCCGCTGATCGCCCGCTGGGCGGAGATGGGCATCCGTTCGCTCTCCGTCCACTTCACGGCGGGATCCGCTGCCGTGCGCGGTGACGCCCCCGACGTGCGCTCCCGCCTCGCCGACGGTGGAATCCACGTCGCGCAGATGGCCGGCGTCAACGCCAACTTCGTGCACGCCGCCCCCGACGTGCGAGCCGAGGCCCACCGCCGGGTGCTGGCCGCGATCCCCACCGCCGTCGCTCTGGGCGCGACCATGATCAGCTCCGGGGCCGGGACGAGTCGCGACGACTGGCAGCGGAACTTCTACGCGCCGCACGCCGACAACTACTCCGAGCGTGCGAAGGTCGATCTGATCGAAGGTCTGCGCGGCATCGCCCCGCACATCGAAGACGCCGGGATCAGCTACACGATCGAGTGCCATCAACTGTCGGCGATGCGGTCTCCCGAAGCCATCCGCGAGATCCTCGACGCGGTGGACTCGCCCGTGATCACGGCGAACTTCGATCCGGTGAACCTGCTCGACAGCGCCGTCGCGGTCTTCGACAACGCCGCGCGCATGGAGCACATGATCGACGTCGTCGGCCCCCGCTACGGAGCGTCCTGTCACCTGAAGGACGTCGCGGTCACGGACGAGTTCGTGTGCCGCATCCTCGAGGTGCAGCCCGGCGAGGGAGTCCTGGACTACGACGCGTTCTTCGAACAGGTGCGCCGCCTCCCCGACGGCTCCGCCCTGATCGTGGAGCATCTCACCCCCGAGCGCAGTGCCGAGGGTGTGCGGTTCGTGCGCGAACGCGCTCTCGCCGCCGGGATCGAGCTGCTGTGA
- a CDS encoding SDR family NAD(P)-dependent oxidoreductase, giving the protein MASFDTTLGLQDRRIVVTGAASGIGRATALALAGAGARLALLDWDEAGLTQTAAELPVDTAPLTQQVDVSDEGSVDAAFEAIIAEWGGIDVLINVAGIMRDQMADIRNITVQDWQRVLDVNLTGSFLTARAASRTMIPAGGGAIILVGSPAGVSGASGSISYGSSKGGVNGLAMTLERHLGEHGIRVHNFLPGSVDTPLFNRSLDNGVANGADQSYADHAREIAVSPEGIGRALAMLASPWASDLKGNVFTR; this is encoded by the coding sequence ATGGCATCGTTCGACACCACATTGGGACTACAGGATCGACGCATCGTCGTCACCGGCGCCGCGAGCGGCATCGGCCGCGCGACCGCGCTCGCTCTCGCGGGAGCCGGCGCACGCCTGGCGCTCCTGGACTGGGACGAGGCGGGGCTCACGCAGACCGCCGCCGAGCTCCCCGTCGATACGGCCCCCCTGACGCAGCAGGTCGATGTCAGCGACGAGGGGTCCGTCGACGCCGCGTTCGAGGCGATCATCGCCGAATGGGGCGGGATCGACGTGCTCATCAACGTCGCCGGCATCATGCGCGACCAGATGGCGGACATCCGGAACATCACGGTGCAGGACTGGCAGCGCGTCCTCGACGTCAACCTCACCGGCAGCTTCCTCACCGCGCGCGCAGCCAGCCGGACCATGATCCCGGCCGGGGGCGGCGCCATCATCCTGGTCGGATCCCCCGCCGGCGTCTCCGGCGCCAGCGGCTCGATCTCGTACGGCAGCAGCAAGGGCGGCGTGAACGGCCTGGCGATGACCCTGGAGCGCCACCTGGGAGAGCACGGCATCCGCGTGCACAACTTCCTCCCCGGCTCCGTCGACACCCCGCTGTTCAACCGTTCGCTCGACAACGGCGTCGCCAACGGCGCGGATCAGTCCTATGCGGACCACGCCCGCGAGATCGCGGTCAGTCCCGAGGGCATCGGGCGCGCCCTCGCCATGCTGGCCTCGCCGTGGGCATCCGACCTGAAGGGCAACGTCTTCACGCGCTGA
- a CDS encoding SDR family NAD(P)-dependent oxidoreductase — protein MTDFTGLVAIITGAASGIGAATAAELLSRGATVAILDRDVSGATPDALAIACDIADPAAVKVTVARVAEELGGIDIVINNAGIGASGTVVDNDDAEWARVLDVNITGMARVVREALPHLARSHSAAIVNMSSAVAYVGVRNRALYSASKAAVVGLTLGMAADHVRDGIRVNAVAPGTAETPWIGRLLQESDDPDAAAEALRQRQPIGRLVSPVEVARALAYLASPLSGSTTGEILRVDGGMSSLRL, from the coding sequence ATGACCGACTTCACGGGACTCGTCGCGATCATCACGGGAGCCGCGAGCGGCATCGGCGCCGCCACTGCGGCCGAACTGCTGTCGCGAGGCGCCACGGTCGCGATCCTCGACCGCGACGTCTCCGGTGCGACTCCGGATGCGCTCGCAATCGCCTGCGACATCGCCGATCCTGCCGCGGTGAAGGTCACCGTGGCCCGCGTGGCCGAGGAGCTGGGCGGCATCGACATCGTCATCAACAACGCGGGAATCGGCGCCTCCGGCACCGTGGTCGACAACGACGACGCGGAGTGGGCGCGCGTGCTCGATGTGAATATCACCGGGATGGCACGCGTCGTGCGCGAGGCGCTCCCGCATCTCGCACGCTCGCACAGCGCGGCGATCGTGAACATGTCGAGCGCGGTCGCCTACGTCGGGGTGCGCAATCGTGCGCTGTACAGCGCCAGCAAGGCGGCGGTCGTCGGGCTCACGCTCGGCATGGCGGCCGACCACGTGCGCGACGGCATCCGGGTGAACGCCGTCGCCCCCGGCACGGCCGAGACCCCGTGGATCGGACGGCTCCTGCAGGAGTCGGATGATCCGGATGCGGCAGCGGAGGCCCTGCGCCAGCGACAGCCGATCGGACGACTGGTCTCCCCCGTCGAGGTCGCCAGGGCGCTCGCCTACCTCGCCTCACCCCTGTCGGGCTCCACGACCGGAGAGATCCTCCGTGTCGACGGCGGCATGTCGAGCCTGCGGCTGTGA
- a CDS encoding 3-hydroxyacyl-CoA dehydrogenase family protein, with amino-acid sequence MMTARDESRPTRVAVVGLGTMGIAIARLFENHGHEIRVFDTRVQAADPPAPLAGMRLQICTTIRECVQDADFVFEAVSEDLAVKESVLREVSRWTAGIIASNTSTFMPRVLAAFVARPENLLVAHFFNPADVVPLVEVVPHAGTAIEARRAIERLLRDAGKKVVLLEKECVGFVANRLQAAVLRESLSLIEQGVVSAEDLDEVVRSALAPRWAIAGPLGVADLGGLDVFVAVCTQIFPDLSAAQEPSPLLTSLVDSGRIGAKAGSGFYPHSDQSARESMERIAGLFASLAHADPTTPERPGGIA; translated from the coding sequence ATGATGACGGCCCGAGACGAGTCGCGCCCCACCCGAGTCGCGGTGGTCGGCTTGGGCACGATGGGGATCGCGATCGCGAGACTGTTCGAGAATCACGGTCACGAGATCCGCGTCTTCGACACACGGGTGCAGGCGGCGGACCCGCCTGCACCGCTCGCGGGGATGAGACTGCAGATCTGCACCACGATCAGAGAATGCGTGCAGGACGCGGACTTCGTCTTCGAAGCGGTCAGCGAAGACCTCGCGGTGAAGGAGTCCGTTCTTCGAGAGGTGTCGCGGTGGACCGCAGGCATCATCGCCTCGAACACCTCCACCTTCATGCCCCGCGTGCTCGCCGCATTCGTCGCGCGACCGGAGAACCTGCTCGTCGCGCACTTCTTCAATCCTGCAGACGTGGTGCCGCTCGTCGAGGTGGTCCCCCACGCCGGGACAGCGATCGAGGCGCGTCGGGCCATCGAGCGCCTTCTCCGTGATGCCGGGAAGAAGGTCGTGCTGCTCGAGAAGGAATGCGTCGGGTTCGTCGCCAATCGCCTGCAGGCCGCGGTGCTCCGCGAGAGCCTGTCCCTCATCGAGCAGGGCGTCGTCTCCGCTGAGGATCTCGACGAAGTGGTGAGGAGCGCACTCGCCCCGCGATGGGCGATCGCGGGGCCGCTCGGCGTCGCAGATCTCGGCGGCCTGGACGTCTTCGTCGCTGTCTGCACGCAGATCTTCCCCGACCTCTCCGCCGCCCAGGAGCCGAGCCCGCTTCTGACCTCCCTGGTCGACTCGGGACGGATCGGCGCGAAAGCCGGCTCCGGCTTCTACCCGCACTCGGATCAGAGCGCTCGCGAATCCATGGAGCGGATCGCGGGACTGTTCGCCTCTCTCGCACACGCCGACCCCACCACCCCTGAACGCCCTGGAGGCATCGCATGA
- a CDS encoding M81 family metallopeptidase — protein sequence MKRVGIVGVFHETNSFSEHGTDRESFRPRWYLGEEFTTAFAGSRTVGGGFLDGNAEHGVESVPLFGAYATPSGQITASTFADILSAIRTTLEPTAPELDGILLELHGDMDVELVSDPEETITALVRELVGTLPIVAVLDFHTNMSRPRLAQADLLVGYRENPHIDTYDRGREAAAHLARLLRGEAAPARAHRGLAIVAPPVAQRTTIEPFATITARARQLAAHPAVWSVNVHGGYAYLDASYTGIGFTAFADAGSGELADSIVAELSTLTTTLAPTLVKEYPSPESAVATALEGAGVCAIVDTGDNINGGSPGDTTWLAHAARTYAPARFLTTICDPTAIEQLRDVPIGESAAVSIGGWAGESAGAPLVGTATVVGRSAGVFVNEGPMATGATIDMGAACWVRLDNIDIVLQQRASQPNDPQMFLHLGIDPRGYDAVMLKGAAAVRAGWAPYVDGFVDAGTRGETDSVLDRLPYTAFERGPRAH from the coding sequence ATGAAACGTGTCGGAATCGTCGGCGTCTTCCACGAGACGAACAGCTTCTCCGAGCACGGCACGGACAGGGAGTCGTTCCGTCCGCGCTGGTATCTCGGCGAGGAGTTCACCACCGCGTTCGCCGGCTCACGCACCGTCGGCGGCGGCTTCCTCGACGGGAATGCGGAGCACGGCGTCGAGAGCGTTCCGCTGTTCGGCGCCTACGCGACGCCGTCCGGCCAGATCACCGCGTCGACCTTCGCCGACATCCTCTCGGCGATACGCACCACCCTCGAGCCCACAGCACCCGAACTCGACGGCATCCTGCTCGAGCTGCACGGCGACATGGACGTCGAACTCGTCTCCGACCCCGAGGAGACGATCACCGCTCTCGTCCGTGAGCTGGTCGGCACGCTCCCGATCGTCGCCGTCCTGGACTTCCACACGAACATGAGCAGACCTCGACTCGCGCAGGCCGACCTCCTGGTGGGATACCGGGAGAACCCGCACATCGACACCTACGACCGCGGAAGAGAGGCAGCAGCGCACCTCGCCCGGCTGCTCCGCGGTGAGGCCGCGCCCGCCCGCGCCCACCGGGGCCTGGCGATCGTCGCCCCTCCCGTCGCGCAGCGGACGACGATCGAGCCGTTCGCGACGATCACGGCGCGAGCGCGACAGCTCGCCGCGCATCCGGCGGTCTGGTCCGTGAATGTGCATGGTGGATATGCCTACCTCGATGCGTCCTACACCGGGATCGGCTTCACGGCGTTCGCGGATGCCGGCAGCGGCGAACTCGCGGACTCCATCGTCGCCGAGCTGAGCACGCTCACGACCACCCTCGCACCGACCCTCGTAAAGGAGTACCCCAGCCCGGAGAGTGCCGTCGCCACCGCGCTCGAGGGCGCTGGCGTATGCGCCATCGTCGACACCGGCGACAACATCAACGGCGGATCACCGGGAGACACGACGTGGCTCGCGCACGCGGCCAGAACATACGCGCCCGCGAGGTTCCTGACCACGATCTGCGACCCCACAGCGATCGAACAGCTGCGCGACGTTCCGATCGGTGAGAGCGCCGCAGTGAGCATCGGGGGCTGGGCCGGCGAGAGCGCGGGTGCTCCTCTGGTCGGCACCGCGACGGTCGTCGGCCGCTCTGCAGGGGTGTTCGTGAACGAGGGCCCGATGGCGACCGGCGCGACGATCGACATGGGCGCCGCGTGCTGGGTGCGCCTGGACAACATCGACATCGTCCTGCAGCAGCGGGCGTCCCAGCCGAACGATCCGCAGATGTTCCTCCACCTCGGTATCGATCCGCGCGGCTACGACGCCGTCATGCTCAAGGGCGCGGCCGCCGTCCGCGCCGGCTGGGCGCCGTACGTGGACGGATTCGTCGATGCAGGCACCCGCGGCGAGACCGACTCCGTGCTGGATCGTCTCCCCTACACGGCGTTCGAAAGGGGCCCGCGCGCGCACTGA
- a CDS encoding RraA family protein yields MQDTWSIEEINATLFTAVLSDIMDGLGLGGQVADPSLRPLQAGMRVVGYARPCRAVSVNREPEAPYAALMQIIDDLQDQDVLLIAMDQHATSAIFGGLLATAVSSAGGRGVIVDGFARDADEIVEIGMPTFVKGLVPLDSYGRDEVVEIDQPITIAGVPAGRGDLVFGDEDGLVVVPHARLGEVLRLAFEKVAGESDVRAALKGGMSTSEAFAKFGIL; encoded by the coding sequence GTGCAGGACACATGGTCGATCGAGGAGATCAACGCGACCCTCTTCACGGCGGTGCTGAGCGACATCATGGACGGGCTGGGCCTGGGCGGTCAGGTCGCCGATCCGTCGCTGCGCCCCCTGCAGGCCGGAATGCGCGTCGTGGGCTACGCACGGCCCTGCCGTGCGGTCTCCGTGAACCGCGAGCCGGAGGCCCCGTACGCGGCTCTCATGCAGATCATCGATGACCTCCAGGACCAGGACGTCCTCCTGATCGCAATGGACCAGCACGCGACCAGTGCCATCTTCGGCGGCCTCCTCGCCACCGCCGTCTCGTCCGCGGGCGGCCGAGGCGTGATCGTCGACGGCTTCGCACGTGACGCGGACGAGATCGTGGAGATCGGCATGCCGACGTTCGTCAAGGGGCTCGTGCCGCTGGACTCCTACGGGCGCGACGAGGTCGTGGAGATCGACCAGCCGATCACCATCGCAGGAGTTCCCGCCGGACGAGGGGACCTGGTCTTCGGCGACGAGGACGGACTCGTCGTGGTGCCGCACGCACGCCTCGGCGAGGTGCTGCGCCTCGCATTCGAGAAGGTGGCGGGCGAGAGCGACGTGCGCGCCGCGCTCAAGGGCGGCATGTCGACATCCGAGGCCTTCGCCAAGTTCGGAATCCTCTAG
- a CDS encoding IclR family transcriptional regulator — protein MATEAPGDDVNLYGIRAVERTCDLLDTLAASGGPVSLTALAKACGLPKTSAFRYLSTLVARNYVERVGDSNDFRLGVGVYSLQADHLERLGQIARPHLERLRDELGETANMGILVGREVAYVDIVESTHAVRLAARPRDRDALHCTALGKAILARMPLEAAEKLVGERFSPRTERTILSWPALRDDLDRVRAQGYAVDDEENEIGGRCIAVPIPIESPRIAISVSSVTPRLPMDKVPVVAARLRAVAAVIAEEAAGL, from the coding sequence ATGGCTACAGAAGCACCCGGCGACGACGTCAATCTCTACGGCATCCGTGCTGTCGAGAGGACCTGCGACCTCTTGGACACTCTGGCGGCGTCGGGCGGCCCGGTCTCGCTCACCGCACTCGCGAAAGCATGCGGGCTCCCGAAGACTTCGGCGTTCCGCTACCTCTCCACCCTGGTCGCTCGCAACTATGTCGAGCGCGTCGGCGACTCCAACGACTTCCGGCTGGGCGTCGGGGTGTACTCGCTGCAGGCCGATCATCTGGAGCGACTCGGCCAGATCGCTCGCCCGCACCTGGAGCGGCTCAGGGACGAGCTCGGCGAGACGGCGAACATGGGGATCCTCGTGGGCCGCGAAGTCGCCTATGTGGACATCGTCGAGAGCACTCACGCGGTGCGGCTGGCGGCGCGGCCGCGCGACCGTGACGCGCTGCACTGCACCGCGCTCGGCAAGGCGATCCTCGCCCGTATGCCGCTCGAGGCGGCGGAGAAGCTGGTCGGCGAGCGCTTCTCCCCCCGCACCGAGCGCACGATCCTCTCATGGCCGGCGCTCCGTGATGACCTCGATCGGGTGCGAGCCCAGGGATACGCCGTGGATGACGAGGAGAACGAGATCGGTGGGCGGTGCATCGCGGTGCCGATCCCGATCGAATCTCCCCGCATCGCCATCAGCGTCTCCTCCGTGACTCCGCGCCTGCCGATGGACAAGGTCCCGGTTGTCGCTGCGCGTCTCCGGGCGGTGGCTGCGGTCATTGCGGAAGAGGCGGCCGGACTGTAG
- a CDS encoding NADP-dependent oxidoreductase has protein sequence MIADEPDAVSRRVVFRRFGGPEVLEVELRPIPVPAPDEVLVRVAAAGVNPVDWKLFSGQPLHDSYERNLPSGNGYDFAGTIAATGADVEGWRVGDRVFGGLRYHAQADHLVIDPRLLVRVPQGLSLLVAGSLNVVGRTAFASVESQHLTADDVVLVSGAAGGVGILTAQLAARTGARVYGTASPRNHALLRRLGVHPLAYGDNLADRLRTAAPEGLTVVFDTVGHGTVELGLALGVIPERINSVADYEARQRHPIAGVGGAAAGPRELAIVAQLLADRAIELPIDSVHQLGSVREAYARSIAGHATGKIVITTASRS, from the coding sequence ATGATCGCCGACGAACCGGATGCCGTGTCCCGCCGCGTGGTGTTCCGCCGCTTCGGCGGCCCGGAGGTGCTCGAGGTCGAGCTGCGGCCGATCCCCGTGCCGGCGCCCGACGAGGTGCTCGTGCGGGTCGCCGCGGCCGGGGTGAACCCCGTCGATTGGAAGCTCTTCAGCGGGCAGCCGCTGCACGACTCCTATGAGCGGAACCTCCCCTCGGGCAACGGCTATGACTTCGCGGGCACGATCGCCGCGACCGGGGCGGATGTCGAGGGCTGGCGCGTCGGCGACCGGGTGTTCGGCGGACTCCGCTATCACGCGCAGGCGGACCATCTCGTGATCGACCCCCGCCTGCTGGTGCGCGTGCCGCAGGGGTTGTCGCTGCTCGTGGCCGGGTCACTGAACGTGGTCGGACGCACCGCCTTCGCGAGCGTCGAGTCGCAGCATCTCACCGCGGACGACGTGGTGCTGGTCAGCGGGGCAGCCGGTGGCGTCGGCATCCTCACCGCGCAGCTCGCCGCCCGGACCGGCGCACGCGTCTACGGCACCGCGAGCCCGCGCAACCATGCTCTGCTGCGACGGCTCGGCGTGCATCCGCTGGCCTACGGAGACAACCTTGCCGATCGGCTGCGCACCGCCGCGCCCGAGGGGCTCACCGTCGTGTTCGACACCGTGGGACACGGCACCGTCGAGTTGGGCCTCGCTCTCGGCGTGATCCCGGAGCGGATCAACTCGGTCGCCGACTACGAGGCGCGGCAGCGGCATCCGATCGCCGGAGTGGGCGGGGCCGCCGCCGGTCCTCGCGAGCTCGCGATCGTGGCACAGCTGCTCGCCGACCGCGCGATCGAACTGCCCATCGATTCGGTGCATCAGCTCGGGAGCGTGCGCGAGGCCTACGCGCGGTCCATCGCCGGTCATGCGACGGGGAAGATCGTGATCACCACGGCATCGCGGTCGTGA
- a CDS encoding GOLPH3/VPS74 family protein produces MLIVEELHLLLLRPDGRLETSAASYRLFGEVAAVIVDLTLHGRVIVTEDKKATVQVVSAEPTGNPVLDAVLARLVPLSGKRLQSLVYSTKLDPLDEVVASLVVQGVLARGERGFFGWGAERTPESDPGPEALLRSRLAAVIAGTAAPTQADLTLLAILQGLNAAHPLLRQEVGQLSAGQLRKRIEALTTGSPAGGAVSVAVNSAIAATMMAVMTPVIVATTIS; encoded by the coding sequence ATGCTGATCGTCGAAGAGCTCCACCTTCTGCTGCTGCGACCGGACGGCCGCCTCGAGACCTCCGCCGCGTCGTACCGCCTGTTCGGCGAGGTCGCTGCCGTGATCGTCGACCTCACGCTGCACGGCCGAGTGATCGTGACAGAGGACAAGAAGGCCACGGTGCAGGTCGTCTCGGCAGAGCCGACCGGGAACCCGGTGCTCGACGCGGTGCTCGCCCGGCTGGTTCCGCTCAGCGGCAAGCGCCTGCAATCGCTGGTGTACTCGACGAAGCTCGATCCCCTCGATGAGGTCGTCGCCTCACTGGTGGTTCAGGGCGTGCTCGCGCGCGGCGAGCGCGGTTTCTTCGGATGGGGTGCGGAGCGCACCCCCGAGTCCGACCCTGGTCCTGAGGCTCTGCTGCGCTCGCGGCTGGCTGCGGTCATCGCGGGTACCGCGGCGCCCACTCAGGCCGACCTCACGCTGCTCGCCATCCTGCAGGGGCTCAACGCCGCTCATCCGCTGCTCCGCCAGGAGGTCGGCCAGCTCTCCGCCGGCCAGCTGCGCAAGCGGATCGAAGCGCTCACCACCGGCTCGCCCGCGGGCGGTGCCGTCTCGGTGGCCGTGAACTCCGCGATCGCCGCGACCATGATGGCGGTCATGACCCCGGTGATCGTGGCGACGACGATCAGCTGA
- a CDS encoding MIP/aquaporin family protein: protein MTGTARKALAEALATFLFVLAIIAAVNSGNPLTPLAIGFTLAVLVYATGHISGAHLNPAVSVGVFLRGGLSVVDFVAYLIAQLVGGVLAALVSLTVWPAGEKAMVIEVGPAFLVEALFTLILVYVVLNVATSKDTAGNSFYGLAIGGVVFVGATTVGSISGGGFNPAVALGLSVSGHFAWSSLWLYFVAPIVGAVIAAILFRVLNTDDAKKIAAGE, encoded by the coding sequence ATGACCGGTACCGCACGCAAGGCGCTCGCCGAAGCGCTCGCGACCTTCCTCTTCGTCCTCGCGATCATCGCCGCCGTCAACAGCGGCAACCCGCTGACTCCGCTGGCCATCGGTTTCACGCTGGCCGTCCTCGTCTACGCGACGGGCCACATCTCGGGTGCGCACCTCAACCCCGCCGTCTCGGTCGGTGTCTTCCTGCGCGGCGGCCTCAGCGTCGTCGACTTCGTCGCCTATCTGATCGCTCAGCTCGTCGGTGGCGTGCTTGCCGCACTGGTGAGCCTGACCGTGTGGCCGGCCGGTGAGAAGGCCATGGTCATCGAGGTCGGCCCCGCCTTCCTCGTCGAGGCGCTCTTCACGCTGATCCTGGTCTACGTCGTGCTGAACGTCGCGACCTCGAAGGACACCGCGGGCAACTCGTTCTACGGTCTCGCGATCGGTGGCGTCGTCTTCGTCGGTGCGACCACGGTCGGCTCGATCTCGGGTGGTGGCTTCAACCCGGCCGTCGCGCTCGGACTCTCGGTCAGCGGTCACTTCGCGTGGAGCTCCCTGTGGCTCTACTTCGTCGCCCCGATCGTCGGTGCCGTGATCGCCGCGATCCTGTTCCGCGTGCTCAACACGGACGACGCGAAGAAGATCGCCGCCGGCGAGTAA
- a CDS encoding APC family permease, which translates to MTTEIAPAAETPTRLRRAITGPLLFAFILGDVLGAGIYALMGVLSEKVGGMLWAPLLLALLLALLTAGSYAELVTKYPKAGGAAVFAERAFHSPLVSFLVGFSMLAAGVTSAAGLALAFAGDYLSTFVDLPTIPVAIAFLAVVAALNARGIRESLGANLVMTAIELSGLVIVVAVVAMFVGGGGGDISRITETPEGTSVALSVLAGAVIAYYSFVGFETSANMIEEVKDPRRTYPRALFAALFTAGAVYVLVGVASSIALPAADLQESSGPLLAVVEATGVSVPSWLFSLIALIAVANGALLTMIMVSRLTYGMSEQKLLPAVLSRVLPKRKTPWVAILASTLVAMGLTLVGDLATLAETVVLLLLFVFLSANVSVLVLRRDRVDHDHFRVWTFVPVLGIGSCILLLTQQRPIVWLFGAILLAVGALLSLLARWGRRRAEDKTHTPDTEEKHHDEAR; encoded by the coding sequence ATGACCACCGAGATCGCTCCCGCCGCGGAGACCCCCACCCGGCTGCGGAGGGCGATCACCGGCCCTCTCCTGTTCGCCTTCATCCTCGGCGACGTGCTGGGCGCCGGGATCTACGCGCTCATGGGTGTGCTGTCGGAGAAGGTCGGCGGGATGCTGTGGGCGCCACTGCTGCTGGCCCTGCTGCTCGCCCTGCTCACCGCCGGCTCCTATGCGGAGCTGGTCACCAAGTATCCGAAGGCCGGAGGCGCCGCCGTCTTCGCCGAACGGGCGTTCCACAGCCCGTTGGTGTCGTTCCTGGTCGGCTTCAGCATGCTGGCGGCCGGGGTGACGAGCGCAGCGGGACTCGCTCTCGCCTTCGCGGGCGACTACCTGAGCACCTTCGTCGATCTTCCGACCATCCCGGTGGCGATCGCGTTCCTCGCCGTGGTGGCGGCACTGAACGCCCGCGGCATCCGCGAGTCGCTCGGAGCCAACCTGGTCATGACGGCGATCGAGCTGAGCGGGCTGGTCATCGTGGTCGCGGTCGTGGCGATGTTCGTGGGCGGGGGCGGAGGAGACATCTCCCGCATCACCGAGACCCCCGAGGGCACGAGCGTCGCACTCTCGGTGCTCGCCGGCGCCGTGATCGCGTACTACTCGTTCGTGGGTTTCGAGACCTCCGCGAACATGATCGAAGAGGTGAAGGATCCGCGACGCACGTATCCGCGGGCCCTCTTCGCTGCGCTGTTCACGGCGGGTGCCGTGTATGTGCTGGTCGGAGTCGCGAGCTCGATCGCGCTGCCGGCGGCAGACCTCCAGGAGTCCAGCGGCCCGCTGCTCGCCGTCGTCGAGGCGACCGGAGTGAGCGTCCCCTCCTGGCTGTTCAGCCTCATCGCATTGATCGCGGTCGCGAACGGCGCGCTGCTGACGATGATCATGGTCAGTCGCCTCACCTACGGGATGTCGGAGCAGAAGCTGCTGCCCGCCGTCCTCTCCCGCGTGCTGCCGAAGCGGAAGACACCCTGGGTCGCCATCCTGGCCAGCACCCTGGTGGCCATGGGTCTGACACTCGTCGGAGACCTGGCCACGCTCGCCGAGACCGTCGTGCTGCTCCTGCTCTTCGTCTTCCTGAGCGCGAACGTGTCGGTGCTGGTGCTGCGGCGCGACCGCGTCGATCACGACCACTTCCGGGTGTGGACGTTCGTCCCCGTGCTCGGCATCGGCTCCTGCATCCTGCTGCTCACGCAGCAGCGCCCGATCGTCTGGCTGTTCGGAGCGATCCTGCTCGCGGTCGGCGCCCTGCTCTCTCTCCTCGCCCGCTGGGGACGGCGACGCGCGGAGGACAAGACCCACACCCCCGATACCGAGGAGAAGCACCATGACGAAGCCCGATGA
- a CDS encoding multidrug transporter, translating into MTKPDETSAEATSVPEMTSEEKRHDQLTAAPDATEADAAPRIEVTEREGVTRIDIAPDAAVRPGPGPGMPDADEG; encoded by the coding sequence ATGACGAAGCCCGATGAGACCTCCGCCGAGGCGACGTCCGTCCCCGAGATGACGAGCGAGGAGAAGCGCCACGATCAGCTCACCGCTGCTCCCGACGCCACGGAGGCCGACGCGGCCCCGCGCATCGAGGTGACCGAACGAGAAGGCGTCACCCGCATCGACATCGCCCCGGATGCCGCCGTGCGACCCGGCCCCGGTCCCGGTATGCCCGACGCCGACGAAGGCTGA